One window from the genome of Diospyros lotus cultivar Yz01 chromosome 11, ASM1463336v1, whole genome shotgun sequence encodes:
- the LOC127813089 gene encoding ABC transporter G family member 32-like isoform X2 has protein sequence MWNPSASALFPRRGENSAEEDEEALRWAALQRSPVYVQARTSFFRNVTGEVSLVDVCKLQDQEQKLVLDKLVAAVNEDVGMFFNRIRQRFNAVDMQFPKVEVRFQDLRVDAHVHVGSRALPTIPNFILNMAEAFLGQLRIFPHRRKKLSVINNINGIIRPSRLTLLLGPPSSGKTTLLLALAGRPGPGLQMSGRITYNGHDLKEFVPQRTSAYVSQQDWHIAEMTVRETLEFSGRCQGVGFKHDMLLELLKRERESKIVPDEDLDIFIKALALGEEKTSLVVEYIMKTHWWGMKCLKESQGAKRRGLLLFIFVAGELLVGPSRVLFMDEISTGLDSSTTHQIIKYLRYATHALDGTTVVSLLQPDPETYELFDDIILLSEGQIVYQGPREAALGFFACMGFQCPDRKNAADFLQEVLSEKDQEQYWFSDRHYQYITVAKFAEAFNKFWVGNALSQDLAVPFDRRYNHPAALSTSSYGVSRSELLKISFSWQMLLIKRNAPVYIFKFIQLFFIIVIMTTVFFRTTMHHNTLVDGGIYLGALYFAMVMILFNGFMEVPMLIAKLPVLYKHRDLQFYPCWVYTLPSWILSIPFSFLESAIWAAATYYAVGFDPQITRCLRQFMVYFFLHQMSIALFRVMASLGRNMVVANTFGSFALLVVMALGGFILSRDSIPSWWIWGYWVSPLMYAQNAASVNEFLGHSWDKKAGNYTTLPLGEMLLEARSLFPESYWFWIGMGALLGYTILLNILFTLSLTYLNPLGSHQAVVCKSDLDDKGKRGEEERAIVELQEFLTHSHSYSGRGIKTQRGMVLPFQPLSMSFRNLNYYVDVPGELKKQGIIADRLQLLVNVTGAFRPGVLTALVGVSGAGKTTLMDVLAGRKTGGIIEGNIYISGYPKKQETFARVSGYCEQNDVHSPCLTVHESLVFSAWLRLPSHVDLKIQKKFVDEIMELVELTPLGKALVGLPGVDGLSTEQRKRLTIAIELVANPSIVFMDEPTSGLDARSAAIVMRTVRNIVNTGRTIVCTIHQPSIDIFESFDELLLMKSGGKLVYAGPLGTRSRNLIQYFEAVQGVPKIRPGYNPATWILEVTSPAEEIRLGIDFADIYHRSCLFQKNKEIVEELSNPNRDEKDLSFPSKYSLPYISQFLTCLWKQNLSYWRNPQYTAVRFFYTVIISLMFGTICWRFGSKRDTQQDIFNAMGSMYSAVLFIGITNATAVQPVVYVERFVSYRERAAGMYSAVPFALAQVVIEFPYVFVQSVIYSSIFYFMASFQWNPFKFMWYLYFMYFTLLYFTFFGMMTIAVTPNHNVAAILAAPFYMMWNLFSGFMIPHMRIPIWWRWYYWASPIAWSLYGLLTSQYGDIEETVKLSDGVQTMQVKKLLEDQFGYRHDFLGIAAAVVVGFCLLFAAAFAVAIRSFNFQRR, from the exons ATGTGGAACCCCTCGGCCAGCGCGTTGTTTCCGAGAAGAGGCGAAAACTCGGCCGAAGAGGACGAAGAGGCTCTCCGGTGGGCGGCGCTGCAGAGATCTCCGGTGTACGTTCAGGCTCGGACCTCGTTTTTCCGGAACGTCACCGGGGAGGTGTCACTGGTGGATGTTTGCAAGCTTCAAGATCAGGAGCAGAAGCTTGTGTTAGATAAGTTGGTCGCTGCTGTTAATGAAGATGTGGGGATGTTCTTCAATAGGATCAGGCAGAGATTCAATGC AGTTGATATGCAATTCCCAAAAGTTGAGGTTCGATTCCAAGACCTGAGAGTGGACGCTCATGTCCATGTTGGAAGTAGAGCACTGCCCACGATTCCCAATTTCATTTTGAACATGGCTGAA GCCTTTCTGGGACAATTAAGGATTTTTCCGCACAGAAGAAAGAAGCTATCAGTTATAAACAACATCAATGGTATTATTAGGCCTTCTAG ATTGACCCTTCTTTTAGGTCCTCCAAGTTCTGGTAAGACAACATTGCTTTTGGCCCTTGCTGGACGTCCTGGACCAGGTCTGCAG ATGTCGGGCAGAATTACCTATAATGGACACGATTTAAAGGAGTTTGTTCCCCAAAGGACTTCTGCTTATGTCAGCCAGCAGGACTGGCATATAGCAGAGATGACAGTTAGAGAGACTCTCGAGTTCTCAGGACGCTGCCAAGGTGTTGGATTTAAGCATG ATATGCTCTTGGAGCTTCTgaaaagagagagggaaagcAAAATAGTACCTGATGAAGATCTTGATATATTCATCAAG GCATTAGCACTTGGAGAAGAGAAGACGAGTCTTGTTGTTGAGTATATAATGAA GACACATTGGTGGGGGATGAAATGCTTAAAGGAATCTCAGGGGGCCAAAAGAAGAGGCTTACTACTG TTTATATTTGTGGCAGGTGAATTGCTAGTTGGTCCATCTAGAGTGCTTTTCATGGATGAGATATCAACTGGACTTGATAGCTCAACAACCcatcaaataatcaaatatcttAGATATGCAACTCATGCTCTTGATGGGACTACAGTTGTCTCCCTTCTACAACCAGATCCTGAGACTTATGAGCTGTTTGATGATATTATTCTTTTGAGTGAGGGTCAGATCGTCTATCAGGGACCTCGTGAAGCTGCTCTTGGATTCTTTGCATGTATGGGGTTCCAGTGTCCAGATAGGAAAAATGCCGCAGATTTTTTGCAAGAA GTTTTGTCAGAAAAAGATCAAGAGCAGTATTGGTTTTCTGATAGACATTACCAGTATATTACCGTGGCAAAGTTTGCTGAagcttttaataaattttgggTTGGAAATGCTTTGTCTCAAGATCTGGCTGTTCCTTTTGATAGACGTTATAATCATCCCGCAGCTCTGTCAACTTCTAGTTATGGTGTGAGCAGATCAGAGCTTCTGAAGATCAGTTTTTCCTGGCAGATGCTGCTGATCAAACGGAATGCACCagtctatatttttaaatttatacag cttttttttattattgttatcatGACAACAGTATTTTTCCGGACAACAATGCATCATAATACATTGGTTGATGGAGGAATCTATCTTGGCGCACTCTACTTTGCAATGGTCATGATTCTTTTCAATGGGTTCATGGAGGTCCCAATGTTGATAGCAAAACTTCCTGTTCTTTATAAACACAGGGATTTGCAGTTCTATCCATGCTGGGTTTATACTCTTCCTTCATGGATTTTGAgcattccattttcttttctggaGTCTGCTATCTGGGCGGCAGCTACATATTATGCAGTTGGTTTTGATCCCCAAATAACTAG GTGCCTCCGCCAGTTTATGGTATACTTCTTTCTGCACCAGATGTCAATCGCTCTTTTCCGTGTGATGGCTTCCCTTGGCCGCAACATGGTAGTTGCCAATACCTTTGGATCATTTGCCCTGCTGGTTGTCATGGCTCTTGGAGGATTTATACTTTCAAGAG ACAGCATCCCATCTTGGTGGATATGGGGTTATTGGGTTTCCCCTTTGATGTATGCTCAAAATGCAGCATCTGTGAATGAATTTCTGGGGCACTCATGGGACAAG AAAGCAGGGAACTACACAACTTTGCCTTTGGGTGAGATGCTACTGGAAGCCCGAAGTTTATTTCCAGAGAGCTATTGGTTTTGGATTGGCATGGGTGCTTTGCTTGGTTATACAATATTGTTAAATATCCTCTTCACACTTTCTTTGACTTACCTCAACC CCCTTGGAAGTCATCAAGCTGTTGTTTGTAAGAGTGACCTGGATGACAAAGGGAAGAGGGGTGAGGAGGAACGCGCAATTGTTGAGCTACAAGAATTTTTGACACATTCGCACTCATATTCTG GAAGAGGCATTAAAACGCAGAGAGGCATGGTTCTTCCATTTCAACCTCTTTCCATGTCATTCAGAAATCTTAATTATTATGTCGATGTCCCTGGG GAGTTAAAGAAGCAAGGCATAATAGCAGACAGGCTACAGTTGTTAGTCAATGTTACAGGAGCATTTCGGCCAGGTGTGCTTACAGCTTTGGTTGGTGTCAGTGGGGCAGGTAAGACTACTCTAATGGATGTTCTAGCTGGTCGAAAAACTGGGGGTATAATTGAAGGGAACATATATATTTCTGGTTACCCCAAAAAGCAAGAAACATTTGCTAGAGTTTCTGGGTATTGTGAACAGAATGATGTTCATTCCCCATGCTTGACTGTTCACGAGTCACTTGTTTTTTCGGCTTGGCTGCGGTTACCTTCTCATGTTGACTTGAAAATACAAAAG AAGTTTGTGGATGAGATAATGGAACTTGTTGAGCTCACTCCATTAGGTAAAGCTTTAGTTGGTTTACCTGGTGTGGATGGTTTATCAACAGAGCAAAGAAAAAGACTGACAATTGCCATTGAGCTTGTTGCCAACCCTTCCATTGTGTTCATGGATGAACCTACTTCAGGATTGGATGCCAGGTCTGCTGCTATAGTCATGAGAACAGTGAGGAATATTGTCAACACTGGACGGACGATTGTTTGTACTATTCATCAGCCCAGCATTGATATCTTCGAATCCTTCGATGAG CTTCTACTTATGAAATCTGGAGGGAAGCTTGTCTATGCTGGTCCATTAGGTACCAGATCTCGTAACCTGATTCAATATTTCGAG GCAGTTCAAGGAGTCCCAAAGATCAGACCTGGTTACAATCCTGCCACATGGATTCTAGAGGTCACTTCTCCAGCAGAAGAAATTCGGCTAGGGATCGATTTTGCAGACATTTATCATAGATCATGCTTATTTCA gaaaaacaaagaaatagtTGAAGAGTTAAGCAACCCAAATAGGGATGAAAAAGACCTAAGCTTCCCATCAAAATATTCTCTGCCATATATCTCTCAGTTTCTAACGTGTCTATGGAAGCAAAACCTTTCATACTGGAGAAATCCCCAATACACTGCTGTCCGATTCTTCTACACTGTTATCATATCATTGATGTTTGGAACAATATGCTGGAGATTTGGTTCTAAAAG GGATACCCAACAGGATATATTTAATGCCATGGGATCCATGTATTCGGCAGTCCTATTTATTGGAATCACAAATGCCACTGCTGTGCAACCTGTTGTCTATGTTGAAAGGTTCGTTTCATACCGAGAAAGAGCAGCAGGGATGTATTCAGCTGTCCCATTTGCACTTGCACAG GTTGTCATCGAGTTCCCTTATGTGTTTGTACAATCAGTGATCTACAGCTCTATTTTCTACTTCATGGCCTCATTCCAGTGGAACCCTTTCAAGTTTATGTGGTATTTATACTTCATGTACTTCACCTTGTTATACTTCACCTTCTTTGGAATGATGACTATTGCTGTCACACCCAATCACAATGTCGCTGCAATACTTGCTGCTCCCTTTTATATGATGTGGAACCTTTTCAGTGGATTCATGATCCCTCACATG AGGATCCCTATTTGGTGGAGATGGTATTACTGGGCAAGTCCAATAGCCTGGAGTTTGTATGGCCTGCTGACATCCCAATACGGGGACATTGAAGAAACAGTGAAACTCTCGGATGGAGTTCAGACAATGCAGGTAAAGAAGTTACTCGAGGATCAGTTCGGGTATAGACATGATTTCTTGGGCATTGCTGCTGCTGTTGTGGTTGGTTTCTGCTTGCTATTTGCAGCTGCCTTTGCAGTTGCAATCAGATCCTTCAACTTCCAGAGGAGATGA
- the LOC127813089 gene encoding ABC transporter G family member 32-like isoform X1, with protein MWNPSASALFPRRGENSAEEDEEALRWAALQRSPVYVQARTSFFRNVTGEVSLVDVCKLQDQEQKLVLDKLVAAVNEDVGMFFNRIRQRFNAVDMQFPKVEVRFQDLRVDAHVHVGSRALPTIPNFILNMAEAFLGQLRIFPHRRKKLSVINNINGIIRPSRLTLLLGPPSSGKTTLLLALAGRPGPGLQMSGRITYNGHDLKEFVPQRTSAYVSQQDWHIAEMTVRETLEFSGRCQGVGFKHDMLLELLKRERESKIVPDEDLDIFIKALALGEEKTSLVVEYIMKILGLDICADTLVGDEMLKGISGGQKKRLTTGELLVGPSRVLFMDEISTGLDSSTTHQIIKYLRYATHALDGTTVVSLLQPDPETYELFDDIILLSEGQIVYQGPREAALGFFACMGFQCPDRKNAADFLQEVLSEKDQEQYWFSDRHYQYITVAKFAEAFNKFWVGNALSQDLAVPFDRRYNHPAALSTSSYGVSRSELLKISFSWQMLLIKRNAPVYIFKFIQLFFIIVIMTTVFFRTTMHHNTLVDGGIYLGALYFAMVMILFNGFMEVPMLIAKLPVLYKHRDLQFYPCWVYTLPSWILSIPFSFLESAIWAAATYYAVGFDPQITRCLRQFMVYFFLHQMSIALFRVMASLGRNMVVANTFGSFALLVVMALGGFILSRDSIPSWWIWGYWVSPLMYAQNAASVNEFLGHSWDKKAGNYTTLPLGEMLLEARSLFPESYWFWIGMGALLGYTILLNILFTLSLTYLNPLGSHQAVVCKSDLDDKGKRGEEERAIVELQEFLTHSHSYSGRGIKTQRGMVLPFQPLSMSFRNLNYYVDVPGELKKQGIIADRLQLLVNVTGAFRPGVLTALVGVSGAGKTTLMDVLAGRKTGGIIEGNIYISGYPKKQETFARVSGYCEQNDVHSPCLTVHESLVFSAWLRLPSHVDLKIQKKFVDEIMELVELTPLGKALVGLPGVDGLSTEQRKRLTIAIELVANPSIVFMDEPTSGLDARSAAIVMRTVRNIVNTGRTIVCTIHQPSIDIFESFDELLLMKSGGKLVYAGPLGTRSRNLIQYFEAVQGVPKIRPGYNPATWILEVTSPAEEIRLGIDFADIYHRSCLFQKNKEIVEELSNPNRDEKDLSFPSKYSLPYISQFLTCLWKQNLSYWRNPQYTAVRFFYTVIISLMFGTICWRFGSKRDTQQDIFNAMGSMYSAVLFIGITNATAVQPVVYVERFVSYRERAAGMYSAVPFALAQVVIEFPYVFVQSVIYSSIFYFMASFQWNPFKFMWYLYFMYFTLLYFTFFGMMTIAVTPNHNVAAILAAPFYMMWNLFSGFMIPHMRIPIWWRWYYWASPIAWSLYGLLTSQYGDIEETVKLSDGVQTMQVKKLLEDQFGYRHDFLGIAAAVVVGFCLLFAAAFAVAIRSFNFQRR; from the exons ATGTGGAACCCCTCGGCCAGCGCGTTGTTTCCGAGAAGAGGCGAAAACTCGGCCGAAGAGGACGAAGAGGCTCTCCGGTGGGCGGCGCTGCAGAGATCTCCGGTGTACGTTCAGGCTCGGACCTCGTTTTTCCGGAACGTCACCGGGGAGGTGTCACTGGTGGATGTTTGCAAGCTTCAAGATCAGGAGCAGAAGCTTGTGTTAGATAAGTTGGTCGCTGCTGTTAATGAAGATGTGGGGATGTTCTTCAATAGGATCAGGCAGAGATTCAATGC AGTTGATATGCAATTCCCAAAAGTTGAGGTTCGATTCCAAGACCTGAGAGTGGACGCTCATGTCCATGTTGGAAGTAGAGCACTGCCCACGATTCCCAATTTCATTTTGAACATGGCTGAA GCCTTTCTGGGACAATTAAGGATTTTTCCGCACAGAAGAAAGAAGCTATCAGTTATAAACAACATCAATGGTATTATTAGGCCTTCTAG ATTGACCCTTCTTTTAGGTCCTCCAAGTTCTGGTAAGACAACATTGCTTTTGGCCCTTGCTGGACGTCCTGGACCAGGTCTGCAG ATGTCGGGCAGAATTACCTATAATGGACACGATTTAAAGGAGTTTGTTCCCCAAAGGACTTCTGCTTATGTCAGCCAGCAGGACTGGCATATAGCAGAGATGACAGTTAGAGAGACTCTCGAGTTCTCAGGACGCTGCCAAGGTGTTGGATTTAAGCATG ATATGCTCTTGGAGCTTCTgaaaagagagagggaaagcAAAATAGTACCTGATGAAGATCTTGATATATTCATCAAG GCATTAGCACTTGGAGAAGAGAAGACGAGTCTTGTTGTTGAGTATATAATGAAG ATTTTAGGGTTAGATATTTGTGCGGACACATTGGTGGGGGATGAAATGCTTAAAGGAATCTCAGGGGGCCAAAAGAAGAGGCTTACTACTG GTGAATTGCTAGTTGGTCCATCTAGAGTGCTTTTCATGGATGAGATATCAACTGGACTTGATAGCTCAACAACCcatcaaataatcaaatatcttAGATATGCAACTCATGCTCTTGATGGGACTACAGTTGTCTCCCTTCTACAACCAGATCCTGAGACTTATGAGCTGTTTGATGATATTATTCTTTTGAGTGAGGGTCAGATCGTCTATCAGGGACCTCGTGAAGCTGCTCTTGGATTCTTTGCATGTATGGGGTTCCAGTGTCCAGATAGGAAAAATGCCGCAGATTTTTTGCAAGAA GTTTTGTCAGAAAAAGATCAAGAGCAGTATTGGTTTTCTGATAGACATTACCAGTATATTACCGTGGCAAAGTTTGCTGAagcttttaataaattttgggTTGGAAATGCTTTGTCTCAAGATCTGGCTGTTCCTTTTGATAGACGTTATAATCATCCCGCAGCTCTGTCAACTTCTAGTTATGGTGTGAGCAGATCAGAGCTTCTGAAGATCAGTTTTTCCTGGCAGATGCTGCTGATCAAACGGAATGCACCagtctatatttttaaatttatacag cttttttttattattgttatcatGACAACAGTATTTTTCCGGACAACAATGCATCATAATACATTGGTTGATGGAGGAATCTATCTTGGCGCACTCTACTTTGCAATGGTCATGATTCTTTTCAATGGGTTCATGGAGGTCCCAATGTTGATAGCAAAACTTCCTGTTCTTTATAAACACAGGGATTTGCAGTTCTATCCATGCTGGGTTTATACTCTTCCTTCATGGATTTTGAgcattccattttcttttctggaGTCTGCTATCTGGGCGGCAGCTACATATTATGCAGTTGGTTTTGATCCCCAAATAACTAG GTGCCTCCGCCAGTTTATGGTATACTTCTTTCTGCACCAGATGTCAATCGCTCTTTTCCGTGTGATGGCTTCCCTTGGCCGCAACATGGTAGTTGCCAATACCTTTGGATCATTTGCCCTGCTGGTTGTCATGGCTCTTGGAGGATTTATACTTTCAAGAG ACAGCATCCCATCTTGGTGGATATGGGGTTATTGGGTTTCCCCTTTGATGTATGCTCAAAATGCAGCATCTGTGAATGAATTTCTGGGGCACTCATGGGACAAG AAAGCAGGGAACTACACAACTTTGCCTTTGGGTGAGATGCTACTGGAAGCCCGAAGTTTATTTCCAGAGAGCTATTGGTTTTGGATTGGCATGGGTGCTTTGCTTGGTTATACAATATTGTTAAATATCCTCTTCACACTTTCTTTGACTTACCTCAACC CCCTTGGAAGTCATCAAGCTGTTGTTTGTAAGAGTGACCTGGATGACAAAGGGAAGAGGGGTGAGGAGGAACGCGCAATTGTTGAGCTACAAGAATTTTTGACACATTCGCACTCATATTCTG GAAGAGGCATTAAAACGCAGAGAGGCATGGTTCTTCCATTTCAACCTCTTTCCATGTCATTCAGAAATCTTAATTATTATGTCGATGTCCCTGGG GAGTTAAAGAAGCAAGGCATAATAGCAGACAGGCTACAGTTGTTAGTCAATGTTACAGGAGCATTTCGGCCAGGTGTGCTTACAGCTTTGGTTGGTGTCAGTGGGGCAGGTAAGACTACTCTAATGGATGTTCTAGCTGGTCGAAAAACTGGGGGTATAATTGAAGGGAACATATATATTTCTGGTTACCCCAAAAAGCAAGAAACATTTGCTAGAGTTTCTGGGTATTGTGAACAGAATGATGTTCATTCCCCATGCTTGACTGTTCACGAGTCACTTGTTTTTTCGGCTTGGCTGCGGTTACCTTCTCATGTTGACTTGAAAATACAAAAG AAGTTTGTGGATGAGATAATGGAACTTGTTGAGCTCACTCCATTAGGTAAAGCTTTAGTTGGTTTACCTGGTGTGGATGGTTTATCAACAGAGCAAAGAAAAAGACTGACAATTGCCATTGAGCTTGTTGCCAACCCTTCCATTGTGTTCATGGATGAACCTACTTCAGGATTGGATGCCAGGTCTGCTGCTATAGTCATGAGAACAGTGAGGAATATTGTCAACACTGGACGGACGATTGTTTGTACTATTCATCAGCCCAGCATTGATATCTTCGAATCCTTCGATGAG CTTCTACTTATGAAATCTGGAGGGAAGCTTGTCTATGCTGGTCCATTAGGTACCAGATCTCGTAACCTGATTCAATATTTCGAG GCAGTTCAAGGAGTCCCAAAGATCAGACCTGGTTACAATCCTGCCACATGGATTCTAGAGGTCACTTCTCCAGCAGAAGAAATTCGGCTAGGGATCGATTTTGCAGACATTTATCATAGATCATGCTTATTTCA gaaaaacaaagaaatagtTGAAGAGTTAAGCAACCCAAATAGGGATGAAAAAGACCTAAGCTTCCCATCAAAATATTCTCTGCCATATATCTCTCAGTTTCTAACGTGTCTATGGAAGCAAAACCTTTCATACTGGAGAAATCCCCAATACACTGCTGTCCGATTCTTCTACACTGTTATCATATCATTGATGTTTGGAACAATATGCTGGAGATTTGGTTCTAAAAG GGATACCCAACAGGATATATTTAATGCCATGGGATCCATGTATTCGGCAGTCCTATTTATTGGAATCACAAATGCCACTGCTGTGCAACCTGTTGTCTATGTTGAAAGGTTCGTTTCATACCGAGAAAGAGCAGCAGGGATGTATTCAGCTGTCCCATTTGCACTTGCACAG GTTGTCATCGAGTTCCCTTATGTGTTTGTACAATCAGTGATCTACAGCTCTATTTTCTACTTCATGGCCTCATTCCAGTGGAACCCTTTCAAGTTTATGTGGTATTTATACTTCATGTACTTCACCTTGTTATACTTCACCTTCTTTGGAATGATGACTATTGCTGTCACACCCAATCACAATGTCGCTGCAATACTTGCTGCTCCCTTTTATATGATGTGGAACCTTTTCAGTGGATTCATGATCCCTCACATG AGGATCCCTATTTGGTGGAGATGGTATTACTGGGCAAGTCCAATAGCCTGGAGTTTGTATGGCCTGCTGACATCCCAATACGGGGACATTGAAGAAACAGTGAAACTCTCGGATGGAGTTCAGACAATGCAGGTAAAGAAGTTACTCGAGGATCAGTTCGGGTATAGACATGATTTCTTGGGCATTGCTGCTGCTGTTGTGGTTGGTTTCTGCTTGCTATTTGCAGCTGCCTTTGCAGTTGCAATCAGATCCTTCAACTTCCAGAGGAGATGA